A window of the Budorcas taxicolor isolate Tak-1 chromosome 10, Takin1.1, whole genome shotgun sequence genome harbors these coding sequences:
- the RPS27L gene encoding 40S ribosomal protein S27-like: MPLARDLLHPSLDEEKKKHKKKRLVQSPNSYFMDVKCPGCYKITTVFSHAQTVVLCVGCSTVLCQPTGGKARLTEGCSFRRKQH, from the exons ATGCCT ttaGCTAGAGATTTACTGCATCCTTCCTTGGacgaggaaaagaagaaacataaaaagaaacgGCTGGTTCAAAGTCCAAATTCTTACTTCATGGATGTAAAATGTCCAG GTTGCTACAAGATTACCACGGTTTTCAGCCATGCTCAGACAGTAGTGCTTTGTGTAGGCTGTTCAACAGTGCTGTGCCAGCCAACAGGAGGAAAGGCCAGACTCACAGAAG GCTGTTCATTTAGAAGGAAGCAACACTAA